A portion of the Sulfurospirillum diekertiae genome contains these proteins:
- a CDS encoding molybdopterin-dependent oxidoreductase has translation MTKKMDRRSFLRASGGIAAVATVNANAIPLVGDSLFNDKAEGISASHYGAFKTGVRNSRFEQAIPLEGDHYPSTMIDALPARTYAQDRILYPCVREGYLKNGYKSDKSKRGSDKYVRVSWETAYDLVANEMKRIYKDFGHDAIYGGSYGWFCVGSLNNPQALLGRMLGVAGGYTSRTCTYSTHAIRQITPYITGTDESSAQPTVYPVLIENTECIVFWGADLVNSNQIAWGVPDHEVYGYLKQLKEEAKKRGLKFYIIDPVYNNTGMYFDAEHIQVRPTTDVALMLGMAHYLYSENLYSKDFMHKYTIGFDEFKKYLLGESEDMVAKTPEWAAKICGVDANIIKMLAKEFVSKRTMLMGGWATQRAHHGEQPNWMLITLASMIGQIGLPGGGYACNYHYSGNGVPMPAAATGNTLSNADANAKEYASASPGLSGISVKSKMDGPWKQRKMEVIPVSRIVECLENPGADYNFDGKSYKYPDLKMAYWAGGNPFHHHQDRNRMIEAWQKLDTFVVQDAFWTATARMADIVLPTTLTTERNDITKSQSNAYIFAMKQASKPYGEAMDDFDIFVNILRRFTAEQVLAFTEGKTKMEWVKSFYNASYAKAKKSGVVMPTFDEFWEKGFVYFETPESAKKFIKMEGFRKNPVINRLGTPSGKIEIFSKKIAGYNYKGCKGHPMWFEPMEWLGSKVAKEFPLNLISPHPKYRLHSQLNNTWLRDLEEVQGREPIWINTKDAQKRGIQNGDVVRIFNKRGQVLGGAVVTEAIMEGAVRMQEGAWYDPQVPGKIGSLCVHGDVNVLTPDVGTSELAQGNQATALVEIEKFKGELPEIGIFKAPKIKGI, from the coding sequence ATGACAAAGAAAATGGATAGAAGATCGTTTTTAAGAGCAAGTGGTGGTATTGCTGCGGTAGCGACAGTTAACGCAAATGCAATTCCTTTAGTAGGGGATTCACTGTTCAATGATAAGGCTGAAGGGATCAGTGCTTCGCATTACGGTGCTTTCAAAACAGGGGTACGCAATTCTCGTTTTGAACAAGCGATTCCTCTTGAGGGAGACCATTATCCTTCAACCATGATCGATGCATTACCTGCTCGAACTTATGCGCAGGATCGTATTTTATACCCATGTGTTCGTGAAGGGTATCTCAAAAATGGTTACAAAAGCGACAAAAGTAAACGAGGGTCTGACAAATACGTTCGTGTATCATGGGAGACCGCATATGATTTAGTCGCCAATGAGATGAAACGTATTTATAAAGATTTTGGACATGATGCCATTTACGGTGGAAGTTACGGATGGTTTTGTGTTGGAAGCCTCAATAACCCACAAGCACTTCTTGGAAGAATGCTTGGTGTTGCAGGAGGATATACCTCACGCACATGTACTTATTCAACCCATGCAATTCGCCAAATTACCCCTTATATTACAGGTACCGATGAGTCAAGTGCGCAACCAACGGTTTATCCTGTATTGATTGAAAATACAGAATGCATCGTTTTTTGGGGCGCTGATCTTGTCAACTCCAACCAAATTGCGTGGGGTGTTCCTGATCATGAAGTGTATGGTTACTTGAAACAACTCAAAGAAGAAGCTAAAAAACGTGGTTTGAAATTTTATATTATTGATCCAGTGTATAACAATACCGGTATGTATTTTGATGCAGAACATATTCAAGTGCGTCCAACCACTGATGTTGCCTTGATGCTTGGTATGGCGCATTACCTTTACAGTGAAAACCTTTACAGCAAAGATTTTATGCACAAATATACGATTGGATTTGATGAATTCAAAAAATACCTTTTGGGTGAATCTGAAGATATGGTCGCTAAAACGCCTGAGTGGGCAGCCAAAATTTGTGGTGTTGATGCCAATATAATCAAAATGCTTGCGAAAGAGTTTGTGAGTAAACGTACGATGCTGATGGGTGGATGGGCAACACAAAGAGCACATCATGGCGAGCAACCTAACTGGATGTTGATTACGCTTGCAAGTATGATCGGACAAATCGGTCTTCCTGGTGGAGGTTATGCATGTAATTATCACTACTCTGGAAATGGTGTCCCTATGCCAGCCGCTGCTACGGGTAATACACTGAGTAATGCAGATGCCAATGCCAAAGAGTACGCAAGTGCCTCTCCGGGACTTTCAGGCATTAGTGTTAAATCCAAAATGGATGGTCCATGGAAACAACGTAAAATGGAAGTCATACCCGTATCACGTATCGTTGAGTGCTTAGAAAATCCAGGGGCAGACTATAATTTTGACGGTAAATCTTACAAATATCCTGATCTCAAAATGGCATATTGGGCTGGTGGAAATCCATTCCATCATCATCAAGATCGTAACCGTATGATTGAAGCGTGGCAAAAATTAGACACCTTTGTTGTACAAGATGCTTTCTGGACAGCAACGGCCCGAATGGCAGATATTGTGCTTCCAACGACGTTAACAACGGAGCGTAACGATATTACAAAATCACAATCCAATGCCTATATTTTTGCGATGAAGCAAGCTTCAAAACCGTATGGTGAAGCGATGGATGATTTTGATATTTTTGTCAATATCTTAAGACGATTTACCGCTGAACAAGTGTTGGCGTTTACAGAGGGAAAAACGAAAATGGAATGGGTAAAGTCCTTCTACAATGCCTCGTATGCAAAAGCCAAAAAATCGGGTGTGGTTATGCCGACATTTGATGAGTTTTGGGAGAAAGGGTTTGTCTATTTTGAAACTCCAGAAAGTGCGAAAAAATTTATCAAGATGGAAGGCTTTAGAAAAAATCCTGTGATTAATCGTTTGGGAACACCTTCGGGCAAAATTGAGATTTTCTCTAAAAAAATTGCGGGCTACAACTATAAAGGGTGCAAAGGTCATCCAATGTGGTTTGAGCCAATGGAGTGGTTAGGAAGTAAAGTAGCCAAAGAGTTCCCACTCAACCTTATCTCTCCACATCCTAAATACCGCCTTCACTCACAGCTTAACAACACATGGCTCAGAGATTTAGAAGAAGTCCAAGGGCGTGAACCCATCTGGATTAATACGAAAGATGCGCAAAAACGCGGTATTCAAAATGGTGATGTGGTTCGTATCTTTAACAAACGTGGACAAGTTCTAGGGGGTGCAGTGGTCACCGAAGCGATTATGGAAGGTGCAGTGAGAATGCAAGAGGGTGCGTGGTATGACCCACAAGTGCCTGGTAAAATTGGTTCGTTGTGTGTGCATGGCGATGTCAATGTGCTTACTCCCGATGTTGGCACTTCCGAATTGGCACAAGGAAATCAAGCAACTGCTTTGGTAGAGATCGAAAAATTCAAAGGGGAGCTTCCAGAGATTGGAATCTTTAAAGCCCCAAAAATCAAAGGTATTTAA
- a CDS encoding response regulator transcription factor, with protein sequence MELWLEKLKSLRLLYAEDEEGIRKPMANTLSYYLKEVLEARNGEEGLDMYYEQRPDIILTDLRMPKKDGLYMVKEIRKNDKTTPILMITAHTDKEYLLSAIELKIEKYLIKPIALDELLGGLKLCVNEIELGRSIFLECKNCQFDLKNKRIIHTDGSEVELTHKESDFLELLLRKKGMVVSYEEIEMNVWKEEYMSIAALRTLVKSLRKKTSE encoded by the coding sequence ATGGAACTTTGGTTGGAAAAACTCAAATCTTTACGATTACTTTATGCGGAAGATGAAGAGGGAATTCGCAAACCTATGGCCAATACACTCTCATATTATCTTAAAGAGGTCCTTGAAGCACGTAATGGTGAAGAGGGGCTGGATATGTACTATGAACAGCGCCCCGATATCATTTTAACCGATCTTAGAATGCCCAAAAAAGATGGGCTTTATATGGTCAAAGAGATCAGAAAAAACGACAAAACAACGCCTATTTTGATGATTACGGCACATACGGATAAAGAATATTTACTCAGTGCGATTGAGCTTAAGATCGAAAAATACCTGATTAAACCGATTGCTCTTGATGAACTTTTGGGAGGGCTAAAACTCTGTGTTAACGAGATAGAACTCGGTCGTTCCATTTTCCTTGAGTGTAAAAATTGTCAGTTTGACTTAAAAAATAAACGCATTATCCACACGGATGGTAGTGAAGTTGAACTCACGCATAAAGAGTCTGATTTTTTAGAGCTATTGTTACGTAAAAAAGGGATGGTCGTTAGCTACGAAGAGATAGAGATGAATGTCTGGAAAGAGGAGTATATGAGCATTGCGGCTCTTCGGACACTGGTTAAGTCGCTGCGTAAAAAAACTTCCGAATAG
- a CDS encoding ABC transporter substrate-binding protein yields MRFSLLLCLLIHLLWGAELGIEKEQYSEDTRVKHVLQGRDPRSHIKVFLPSMSYNYVSRLVNEGLVRLAENDAGWEYALAVKSTKLSPLLYEFELRQGVRFQDGTPFDADSVIHNFSYFLKEPFNYTNIHHALKSIEKVSRYKIRLHLSEPYGMLYRDLARIYIYSEAYLKTFGWAGAETGANIKASGPYGLGPYILVEGMITGRKQTPKAVLKANPYYWQREYPSIETITFYTELATSEALNLALFKDGGLDFMQIPFNKKIETMLSPYAKLVSMPSTHNFTIYFNLLKHTSPIARKEVRQALNCALNQQSLLDFTYKKEGRLNPAALSKTQCPLDTATLKRLLKGLELHVATQDSLLFLWKGIEYQLSMYGVKLHYTITTSEKEIYDLMQKNHKHVQSWDILIQNTQDWYGRHPWPVFIRYQEGNPWSFVHHDALMKSYIEEFFTLEQDDPRFKIVCKKIQDRAKEEAYMLFVPIPNAVFAMNKELVFEPLGIGMQPFWKAKITDQHWSIRGDNPYPKELRTPIFPKRLP; encoded by the coding sequence TTGAGGTTTAGCCTCCTTTTATGTCTCCTTATTCACCTGCTATGGGGTGCTGAACTTGGCATAGAAAAAGAACAGTACTCTGAAGACACACGTGTAAAGCATGTTTTGCAGGGACGTGACCCAAGATCACATATCAAAGTTTTTTTGCCTTCAATGTCTTATAACTATGTCTCACGTTTGGTCAATGAAGGGTTGGTAAGGCTTGCAGAAAATGATGCAGGATGGGAATATGCGCTAGCCGTGAAGAGTACAAAACTCTCACCACTTCTGTATGAATTTGAGTTACGTCAAGGTGTACGCTTTCAAGATGGAACACCTTTTGATGCCGATTCGGTTATCCACAATTTTAGTTATTTCTTAAAAGAACCCTTCAACTATACCAATATTCACCACGCGTTAAAAAGCATTGAAAAAGTCTCACGGTATAAAATTCGTCTGCATCTCTCTGAGCCGTATGGGATGCTTTATCGTGATCTTGCACGTATTTATATCTACTCAGAGGCGTACCTCAAAACATTTGGGTGGGCAGGAGCGGAAACGGGAGCCAATATTAAAGCCTCAGGACCGTATGGATTAGGACCATATATCTTAGTGGAAGGGATGATTACGGGGCGCAAACAGACGCCCAAAGCGGTGCTTAAAGCCAATCCTTATTATTGGCAGAGGGAGTACCCTTCGATTGAAACAATCACATTTTATACGGAGCTTGCAACATCTGAAGCCCTTAATTTAGCACTGTTTAAAGATGGTGGGCTTGATTTTATGCAAATTCCCTTTAATAAAAAAATTGAAACCATGCTCTCGCCGTATGCTAAACTTGTCTCCATGCCTTCAACGCATAATTTTACAATCTATTTTAATCTTCTCAAACATACGTCACCCATTGCCCGTAAAGAGGTGCGCCAAGCTCTAAACTGTGCTTTGAATCAACAAAGCTTGCTTGATTTTACCTATAAAAAAGAGGGTAGGCTTAATCCTGCAGCATTAAGTAAAACACAGTGCCCTTTAGATACAGCAACACTCAAGCGCCTTTTAAAAGGGCTTGAGTTGCATGTTGCCACACAAGATTCGCTTCTTTTTTTATGGAAAGGAATTGAGTATCAACTCTCTATGTATGGCGTAAAGCTTCACTATACGATTACGACCAGTGAAAAAGAGATTTATGATTTGATGCAAAAAAATCATAAACATGTGCAGTCATGGGATATTTTGATTCAAAATACACAGGATTGGTATGGTAGGCATCCTTGGCCTGTGTTTATTCGTTATCAAGAAGGTAATCCATGGAGTTTTGTCCATCATGATGCCTTGATGAAGAGTTATATTGAAGAATTTTTTACTTTAGAACAAGACGACCCCCGCTTTAAAATAGTGTGCAAAAAGATTCAAGATCGCGCGAAAGAGGAGGCCTATATGTTGTTTGTTCCTATTCCAAATGCCGTATTTGCTATGAATAAAGAGCTGGTATTTGAGCCCCTTGGCATTGGTATGCAGCCCTTTTGGAAAGCTAAAATTACGGATCAACACTGGTCGATTCGTGGTGATAACCCGTATCCTAAAGAGCTTCGAACCCCCATCTTTCCAAAGCGATTACCATGA
- a CDS encoding sensor histidine kinase, which produces MKKIQIKYKLFLLFSVSFIGMLILAERSFKLSQENISNATTIFENSQSTQHLQENYIEPINALREMSLSLVMSPNEDYRKTIEADIMKQRENLEANFLKLDSKTYDFWEAYASSVEKTCTYIAARFEEGAFVHVNSIERDHYYALLNRLKALQHDAVNQAEHNFADIQTSAQALKYELAILILALSSLVFTVGYLLSNHIVSSILKLQEGLKDFFGYLETKNILPKPIELNSRDELDDMSKLLNRNIAQASANIEQDIIFVEDAINVVNDLKMGKLSSRLHATAQAQELRLLKDVVNAMIDNLESKINEEIFKRSEQEKLLIQQSKLASMGEMIGNIAHQWRQPLGELSALLINLQVKHEFNDLDDAYMLASIQQCVKINSFMSGTISDFQNFFKPSKEKEVFEISEACERAISILQASLKYHGIEFSFDISEKMEVLGYPNEFAQALLNILSNAKDVLSEREINNPFIRLYLKKGYKYILIVIEDNGGGIANEHMDRIFEPYFTTKYAKQGTGIGLYMTKMIIENNMGGVINVKNTESGALFTIKLPSVMDVDTVALA; this is translated from the coding sequence ATGAAAAAGATCCAGATAAAATATAAACTGTTTCTATTGTTTAGCGTTTCATTTATTGGAATGCTAATCCTCGCGGAGCGCTCGTTTAAACTTTCACAAGAAAACATCAGTAATGCCACGACCATTTTTGAAAACTCACAAAGTACCCAGCATTTGCAAGAGAACTACATTGAGCCGATTAACGCTTTACGTGAAATGAGCCTTTCCTTAGTCATGTCGCCGAATGAGGATTATCGTAAGACGATTGAGGCCGATATTATGAAACAGCGTGAGAATCTTGAAGCAAACTTTCTTAAGCTTGATTCCAAGACGTATGATTTTTGGGAAGCCTACGCAAGCAGTGTTGAAAAAACCTGTACTTATATTGCCGCACGCTTTGAAGAGGGTGCATTTGTGCACGTTAATTCCATTGAGCGCGATCACTACTACGCCCTTTTAAATCGTCTTAAAGCCCTTCAGCATGATGCCGTAAATCAAGCAGAACACAATTTTGCGGACATTCAAACCAGTGCGCAGGCTTTGAAATATGAATTAGCCATACTGATTCTTGCTCTTTCAAGTTTAGTCTTTACTGTAGGATATTTGCTCTCCAACCATATTGTCTCTTCTATTTTGAAGTTGCAAGAGGGGCTTAAAGATTTTTTTGGTTATTTGGAGACTAAAAATATCCTACCTAAACCGATTGAATTGAACAGTAGAGATGAACTTGATGATATGTCAAAACTGCTCAATCGTAACATTGCTCAAGCATCTGCAAATATTGAGCAAGACATTATTTTTGTCGAAGATGCGATTAATGTGGTCAATGACCTTAAAATGGGAAAACTCTCCTCACGTCTGCATGCGACAGCACAGGCTCAAGAATTGCGACTGCTCAAAGATGTCGTCAATGCCATGATCGATAATTTGGAATCTAAGATTAATGAAGAGATTTTCAAACGCAGTGAACAAGAAAAACTGCTCATTCAACAAAGTAAGCTTGCCAGTATGGGTGAGATGATTGGTAATATCGCCCATCAATGGAGGCAACCCCTTGGGGAGCTGAGTGCCCTTTTGATTAACCTTCAAGTGAAGCATGAATTCAATGATCTGGATGATGCCTATATGCTCGCATCTATTCAGCAGTGTGTTAAAATAAACTCGTTTATGTCTGGCACCATCAGTGATTTTCAAAACTTTTTCAAACCTTCCAAAGAGAAAGAAGTCTTTGAAATCAGTGAAGCATGTGAGCGTGCCATTTCTATTTTACAAGCTTCATTGAAGTACCATGGCATCGAATTTTCATTTGATATTTCAGAAAAAATGGAGGTGCTTGGCTACCCCAATGAGTTTGCCCAAGCGCTTCTTAATATTCTCTCCAACGCTAAAGATGTTCTCAGTGAGCGTGAGATTAACAATCCTTTTATTCGGCTCTATCTCAAGAAGGGATACAAATACATTTTGATTGTGATTGAAGATAATGGTGGAGGAATTGCAAACGAGCATATGGATCGTATTTTTGAGCCTTACTTTACCACCAAATATGCAAAACAAGGTACAGGTATTGGGCTTTATATGACCAAGATGATTATTGAAAATAATATGGGTGGAGTTATCAATGTCAAAAATACAGAATCAGGAGCTCTTTTTACCATTAAATTACCCAGTGTTATGGATGTAGACACTGTTGCCTTAGCCTAA
- a CDS encoding CZB domain-containing protein, producing MNHAIFKSNAYSAVYVNDKDVVFQNHETCSLGEWYHHDGEKIFGETKSFKELYKPHQNFHNHVLEVAKLIHTTSSNLLDEKNANYQLL from the coding sequence ATGAACCATGCTATCTTTAAATCTAATGCCTACAGTGCCGTTTATGTCAATGATAAAGATGTCGTATTTCAAAACCATGAGACATGCAGTCTTGGCGAGTGGTATCATCATGATGGCGAGAAGATTTTTGGAGAAACTAAAAGCTTTAAAGAGCTTTATAAGCCACATCAGAACTTCCACAACCATGTTCTCGAAGTCGCTAAATTGATTCATACTACCTCTTCTAATCTCTTAGATGAAAAAAACGCAAATTATCAACTACTTTAA